The following proteins come from a genomic window of Proteinivorax hydrogeniformans:
- a CDS encoding four helix bundle protein, producing MFSFQKLEIYQLAKEIVKLNYKMTKKFPSDEKFALTQQMNRSAVSVPSNIAEGTSRSSNKERAHFINMAYGSLMELVCQVEISQELGYIEQGEQETFMKMSKNLSVKMSNYLRTMV from the coding sequence ATGTTTAGCTTTCAAAAACTTGAAATATATCAGTTAGCCAAAGAAATTGTTAAGCTCAATTACAAGATGACTAAAAAGTTTCCCAGCGATGAAAAATTCGCCTTAACACAACAGATGAACCGATCAGCTGTATCAGTGCCATCAAACATCGCAGAAGGCACAAGTAGAAGTAGTAATAAGGAAAGAGCACACTTCATCAACATGGCGTACGGCTCTTTAATGGAATTGGTTTGCCAAGTTGAAATATCCCAAGAGCTGGGGTATATAGAACAAGGCGAGCAAGAAACTTTTATGAAAATGAGCAAAAACCTGAGTGTAAAAATGAGTAACTACCTTAGAACGATGGTTTAG
- a CDS encoding four helix bundle protein encodes MVKLLFYDRSTTAQLLLKSEGTSRKSNKDRAHFINIAYGSSMELVCQMKISH; translated from the coding sequence ATGGTTAAACTATTGTTTTACGATCGCTCAACTACTGCTCAACTATTGTTAAAGTCAGAAGGAACAAGCAGAAAAAGCAACAAAGATAGAGCCCACTTTATCAACATAGCCTACGGATCTTCAATGGAACTAGTTTGTCAAATGAAAATATCCCATTAA
- a CDS encoding aminotransferase class I/II-fold pyridoxal phosphate-dependent enzyme, with the protein MSNNENSKNNRKRIYLSSPHMSDEGYEQQYVQQAFDTNWIAPLGENVNEFEKEFAAKVGSKAAAALSSGTAAIHLALKAAGVGKGDIVFCPTLTFAATANPIIYQNATPVFIDSDYKTWNMCPKALQEAFEKYPNVKVVIVVHLYGLSADMDKIMEICNRHNVTVIEDAAESLGTYYKGKHTGTISDYGIYSFNGNKIITTSGGGMLVSNNEERIQKARFWATQSRDQAKHYQHSELGFNYRMSNVVAGIGRGQLKVLEERVKKKRYIYEFYKKELGHFHGVDFMPINDWDEPNCWLTALTLSGKVRPIDVMEALEKENIEARPIWKPMHMQPYFEQYEYVGGDVSDKLFENGVCLPSDSKMTDEDLERVCKIVKGLWSK; encoded by the coding sequence ATGTCAAACAACGAAAACAGCAAAAATAACCGCAAACGTATATACTTATCCTCCCCCCATATGAGCGATGAAGGATATGAACAACAATATGTACAACAGGCATTCGATACCAACTGGATAGCACCCCTTGGCGAAAATGTAAACGAATTCGAGAAAGAATTCGCTGCTAAAGTAGGGTCCAAAGCAGCTGCTGCACTTTCCTCTGGGACAGCAGCTATTCACTTAGCCCTAAAAGCAGCTGGTGTTGGAAAAGGAGATATTGTCTTCTGTCCAACACTGACTTTTGCTGCTACTGCAAATCCAATAATATACCAAAATGCTACTCCAGTCTTCATAGATAGTGACTATAAAACATGGAACATGTGTCCAAAAGCCCTACAAGAAGCTTTTGAAAAATATCCTAATGTTAAAGTAGTTATAGTTGTTCACCTATACGGTTTATCTGCAGATATGGACAAAATTATGGAGATTTGTAATCGGCACAACGTAACCGTCATCGAAGACGCAGCAGAAAGCCTTGGAACATACTATAAAGGGAAGCACACTGGCACAATTAGTGATTATGGAATTTATTCTTTCAATGGAAACAAAATCATCACCACATCAGGCGGTGGCATGCTAGTTTCTAATAATGAAGAGCGAATACAAAAAGCTAGATTTTGGGCGACACAATCAAGGGATCAAGCCAAGCACTATCAACATAGTGAACTGGGTTTTAACTACCGAATGAGCAATGTTGTTGCTGGTATTGGTCGTGGACAGCTTAAAGTATTAGAAGAGAGAGTAAAAAAGAAAAGATACATATATGAATTTTATAAAAAAGAACTTGGGCATTTCCATGGTGTAGATTTTATGCCTATAAATGACTGGGATGAGCCAAACTGTTGGTTAACAGCTCTGACGTTAAGTGGCAAAGTTCGGCCTATAGATGTTATGGAAGCTCTAGAGAAAGAAAACATTGAGGCCAGGCCTATTTGGAAGCCGATGCATATGCAGCCATATTTCGAACAGTATGAGTATGTCGGTGGAGATGTGAGTGATAAGTTATTCGAGAACGGTGTGTGCTTGCCGTCAGATTCGAAGATGACAGATGAGGATCTCGAGAGAGTTTGCAAAATAGTTAAGGGGTTGTGGAGTAAATGA
- a CDS encoding sugar transferase, whose protein sequence is MKNEIKSELSPSNLPTFQLSNQKGFYRNFIKRPMDLILSLMAIIVLSPVLIIVGVLVRVKLGSPVLFKQKRPGLNEKIFTMYKFRTMTDEKDENGELLPDSVRLTKFGNMLRSTSLDELPELFNILKGDMSIVGPRPQLVRDMVFMSHDQRKRHSVHPGLTGWAQVNGRNNVTWEEKLSLDLQYLKDITFIKDMKIILMTIVKVFKKEDISTQGMETAEDLGDYLLKVGKVDREEYSKKMRKADITVN, encoded by the coding sequence ATGAAAAATGAGATAAAAAGTGAATTGAGCCCTTCCAACCTTCCAACTTTCCAACTTTCCAACCAAAAAGGATTTTACAGAAACTTTATCAAACGCCCAATGGACTTAATCTTGTCGTTGATGGCAATTATCGTTTTAAGTCCAGTACTTATAATTGTTGGTGTATTAGTAAGAGTTAAACTGGGGAGTCCAGTACTATTTAAGCAAAAAAGACCTGGGCTTAATGAGAAGATTTTCACCATGTATAAGTTTAGAACTATGACAGATGAAAAGGACGAAAATGGTGAGTTATTACCTGACAGTGTTAGGTTAACAAAGTTTGGGAATATGTTACGATCAACTTCTTTAGACGAACTGCCGGAGTTGTTCAACATCCTAAAAGGGGATATGAGTATTGTTGGTCCAAGACCGCAGCTTGTAAGGGATATGGTATTTATGTCACATGACCAAAGGAAAAGACATTCGGTTCACCCCGGCCTTACTGGTTGGGCACAAGTGAATGGTAGGAATAATGTGACGTGGGAAGAAAAGCTTTCTTTAGATCTTCAATACCTTAAGGATATTACATTCATAAAAGATATGAAAATTATACTTATGACCATTGTCAAAGTCTTTAAGAAAGAAGATATTTCAACTCAAGGGATGGAAACAGCAGAAGATTTGGGAGATTATTTACTGAAAGTAGGGAAAGTTGATAGAGAAGAGTATAGTAAAAAGATGAGAAAAGCAGACATTACCGTAAACTAG
- a CDS encoding glycosyltransferase family 4 protein, with protein sequence MRKIWIFNHYACTPKTGPLLRHYYFAKEMNKRNYEVRVFAANEVHYNNNSIDTMGGKYVEKNDEGQPFVFVKTTKYKGNGISRVRNMLSYFFNLFPATAGIAKDYGKPDVIIGSSVHPLACVAGIQIAKRFKIPCIIEIRDLWPEAVFSFGKVKENSILGKLLTAGEKWIYKHSDAIIFTKEGDIDHIKEMKWDTDQGGEIDLSKCFYINNGVDTETFNQNKETNQYNDTDLIDDSFKVIYTGSVRPVNNIDNIIDAAVFLKDNPDIKILIFGTGSDLDRLEQRIRDEGLSNVKIKGFVEKKYIPYILSKSSVNILNYSQHQYNWTRGNSSNKLFEYMASGKPIISTVKMGYCILEKYKCGYSLKDSTPQELANKILEIKNLPEQRYKFLCKNAKEGSTNFDYKALTDQLGYVVDTVMKRNNKERR encoded by the coding sequence ATGAGAAAAATATGGATATTCAATCATTATGCATGTACACCTAAAACAGGACCTCTCCTAAGACACTATTATTTTGCTAAAGAAATGAATAAAAGAAACTATGAGGTTAGAGTGTTTGCAGCTAACGAAGTGCACTATAACAATAATAGTATTGATACTATGGGGGGCAAATATGTTGAGAAGAACGATGAAGGGCAACCTTTTGTCTTTGTTAAAACCACTAAATATAAGGGGAATGGCATATCTAGAGTTAGAAATATGCTGTCTTATTTTTTTAATCTTTTTCCGGCGACAGCGGGCATAGCTAAAGACTATGGAAAACCTGATGTTATTATTGGCTCTAGTGTTCACCCATTAGCATGTGTTGCTGGCATTCAAATAGCTAAAAGGTTTAAAATTCCTTGTATTATTGAAATTAGGGACTTATGGCCTGAGGCAGTTTTTTCTTTTGGGAAAGTAAAGGAGAATAGCATATTAGGCAAATTGTTAACAGCAGGAGAAAAATGGATTTATAAACATAGTGATGCGATAATATTCACCAAAGAAGGGGATATAGATCATATCAAAGAGATGAAATGGGATACAGATCAAGGTGGAGAGATTGACTTGAGTAAATGCTTTTATATAAACAATGGAGTTGATACAGAAACATTTAATCAAAATAAAGAAACAAACCAGTATAATGATACTGATTTGATAGACGATAGTTTTAAAGTGATTTATACTGGCTCTGTTAGGCCTGTAAATAACATAGACAATATTATAGATGCTGCTGTATTTTTAAAAGATAACCCTGATATTAAAATACTAATTTTCGGGACAGGAAGCGATTTAGATAGATTAGAGCAGCGTATTAGAGATGAAGGATTAAGTAATGTCAAAATAAAAGGTTTTGTTGAAAAAAAATATATTCCTTATATACTAAGCAAATCATCGGTTAATATACTAAACTATTCACAGCATCAATATAACTGGACTAGAGGAAATAGCTCCAACAAACTTTTCGAATATATGGCCAGTGGAAAACCTATCATATCAACGGTGAAGATGGGTTATTGTATTCTTGAAAAATACAAATGTGGGTATTCGTTAAAAGATAGCACGCCTCAGGAGCTAGCTAATAAAATCTTAGAGATTAAAAATCTGCCTGAGCAAAGATACAAGTTTTTGTGTAAAAATGCAAAGGAAGGCTCTACAAATTTTGATTATAAAGCATTGACAGATCAATTAGGCTATGTTGTAGATACTGTAATGAAGAGAAATAACAAGGAACGAAGGTGA
- a CDS encoding heparinase II/III family protein, with the protein MIKSLLSEYGVGWTANRSLYTAKLKIMTNFSCTERLFEKKVSVKRVDIFDFELDTIKDFLSTLSKEKQQSIIAVADKATNGIINGFSSVELDYGYPINWHLNPLTGYESRKDLKWFKLPDFDKKIGDIKVIWEASRLTHFLYFGRAYLITNDKKYYTAFSNQLEDWLKSNPYSYGSNYKCGQESTLRMINALIAYSVFREFGLITKKDKKHICEIVEGSYKKVLSNFFYAHKCIKNNHTFTEILGMIIGAWCSEDNARIRKAYKLMDQEIVNQFFPDGGFNQYSFNYHRFTLQILEALFKISEKTGIQITETERIKKSILLLYHVQAENGDVPNYGSNDGALIFPLSTCGYRDFRPVLNTMYGLISGKKLYEKGPYDEELLWFFGSADLPVEKITPKSIAFDYTGFYVLRHEKGFLMTCLQDYGSRPAHMDQLHIDLWHKGINILCDSGTYSYASELGKELSSTIGHNTVKIPSIEQMNKRGAFLVTDWTKREQFTHSEFEFKGKVSSQNGYSHSRKVIRLQNGYLIKDKVTGESEVCEFVFNTPCDVRVNENGFILLRNNHKIASIDIEGDIDITESFRSLYYMRKEKINRVRVIQSMQNGICHAKYEISLY; encoded by the coding sequence ATGATTAAATCACTGTTAAGTGAATATGGAGTAGGTTGGACTGCAAATAGAAGCTTGTATACGGCTAAGTTAAAAATAATGACAAACTTCTCATGCACTGAAAGACTTTTTGAGAAGAAAGTTAGTGTAAAAAGGGTTGATATTTTTGATTTCGAATTAGATACTATAAAAGACTTCCTATCAACATTAAGTAAGGAAAAACAGCAAAGTATTATTGCAGTTGCAGACAAGGCAACAAATGGCATCATAAATGGATTTTCATCAGTAGAATTAGATTATGGATACCCAATTAATTGGCATCTGAATCCACTTACTGGGTATGAGAGTCGAAAAGACTTAAAATGGTTTAAATTACCTGATTTTGATAAAAAAATTGGAGACATAAAAGTAATTTGGGAGGCGTCAAGATTAACCCACTTTCTATATTTTGGAAGAGCGTACTTAATAACTAATGATAAAAAATATTATACTGCTTTTTCAAATCAACTTGAAGATTGGCTTAAAAGTAATCCTTATTCATACGGCTCAAATTATAAGTGTGGACAAGAATCAACCCTTCGCATGATTAATGCACTAATTGCATACTCTGTATTTAGAGAATTTGGATTGATTACAAAGAAAGATAAGAAGCACATCTGTGAAATTGTTGAAGGAAGTTACAAAAAAGTTTTGTCAAACTTTTTTTATGCTCATAAGTGTATAAAGAATAATCATACTTTTACTGAAATACTTGGCATGATTATTGGAGCTTGGTGTAGTGAGGATAATGCTAGGATAAGAAAAGCATATAAACTAATGGACCAAGAGATAGTTAATCAGTTCTTCCCTGATGGAGGGTTTAATCAATATTCTTTTAATTATCATAGATTTACTTTGCAAATTCTTGAGGCTTTATTTAAAATCAGTGAAAAGACAGGTATCCAGATAACGGAAACTGAAAGAATAAAAAAAAGTATTTTACTGCTTTACCATGTACAAGCAGAAAATGGTGATGTTCCTAATTATGGTTCAAATGATGGGGCATTAATTTTTCCTCTTTCAACTTGCGGATATAGAGATTTTAGACCAGTATTGAATACTATGTATGGCTTAATATCAGGAAAAAAACTCTATGAGAAAGGTCCATATGACGAGGAGCTACTATGGTTTTTTGGTTCCGCAGATTTACCAGTAGAGAAAATAACTCCTAAAAGTATAGCTTTTGATTATACAGGATTCTATGTTTTACGACATGAAAAAGGTTTTCTTATGACATGCTTACAAGACTATGGGTCTAGGCCGGCACACATGGACCAGCTTCATATAGATCTTTGGCATAAAGGCATTAACATCTTATGTGATAGTGGTACGTATTCTTACGCTAGTGAACTAGGAAAGGAACTGTCTTCTACAATAGGGCATAATACAGTGAAAATACCTAGTATAGAGCAGATGAATAAGAGGGGAGCTTTTTTAGTAACTGATTGGACAAAACGAGAACAGTTTACCCATTCAGAGTTTGAATTTAAGGGAAAGGTTAGTTCTCAAAATGGGTATAGCCATTCAAGAAAGGTCATCAGGTTACAAAATGGGTATTTGATTAAGGATAAAGTGACTGGTGAATCCGAGGTTTGTGAGTTCGTCTTCAACACGCCTTGTGATGTACGTGTTAACGAGAATGGTTTTATATTACTAAGGAACAATCATAAGATTGCTTCGATAGATATTGAAGGTGATATTGATATAACGGAATCTTTTAGGAGCCTTTATTATATGAGAAAAGAAAAGATTAACAGAGTACGAGTAATACAAAGCATGCAAAATGGCATATGCCATGCAAAATATGAGATAAGTTTATACTAA
- a CDS encoding nucleotide sugar dehydrogenase, protein MINVIGLGYIGLPTALMFAKSGVEVVGTDISEELVQSLSQEKLSFEEEGLEKLFEEAISNGIKFSTEYQYTNTYIIAVPTPYVKESKKLDPKYVISAVNSVLDVCEKGSVIIIESTISPGTMDRYIRPEIEKRGRVIGGDIHLVHAPERIIPGNMVYELEYNSRTIGADDIQVGEKVKSLYKNFCEAEVVITDIRSAEMSKVIENTYRDVNIAFANELAKICRQDNMNVYEIIRIANMHPRVNILQPGPGVGGHCISVDPWFLVGDYPDLTKIILNARKINDSMPTHVLSRIRDIMREHGIKDISKVGLYGLTYKENVDDTRESPTLQLLERMDEHLAFGVKVFDPMVKDKIVDHQFMDFEDFLNEIEILVVMVGHDHIKSNMELVKDKLVLDTKNIFNYEIVYKL, encoded by the coding sequence ATGATTAATGTAATTGGGCTAGGTTACATAGGCCTACCTACCGCTTTAATGTTTGCAAAAAGTGGTGTAGAGGTTGTGGGAACAGATATTAGCGAAGAATTAGTACAGTCGCTTTCACAAGAAAAACTTTCCTTTGAAGAAGAAGGCTTAGAAAAGCTCTTTGAAGAAGCAATAAGTAATGGGATCAAGTTCTCTACTGAATATCAATATACAAATACCTACATCATTGCCGTGCCTACGCCTTATGTTAAGGAAAGTAAAAAGCTTGATCCAAAATATGTTATTTCGGCGGTCAACAGCGTTTTAGATGTTTGTGAAAAGGGCTCTGTTATTATAATAGAATCAACAATATCACCTGGAACTATGGATAGGTATATTAGACCTGAGATAGAAAAAAGAGGGCGTGTTATAGGGGGAGATATACACCTAGTGCATGCACCTGAAAGGATAATTCCAGGTAATATGGTTTACGAGCTTGAATATAACTCTAGAACAATTGGAGCTGATGATATACAAGTTGGTGAAAAGGTCAAAAGCTTATACAAAAACTTCTGTGAAGCTGAAGTTGTGATTACAGATATAAGAAGTGCAGAAATGTCAAAGGTTATCGAAAACACTTATAGGGATGTAAATATAGCATTTGCTAACGAGTTGGCTAAGATTTGCAGACAGGACAATATGAATGTTTATGAAATTATAAGAATTGCTAATATGCATCCCAGGGTAAATATATTACAACCGGGACCTGGGGTAGGGGGCCACTGTATTTCGGTTGACCCATGGTTTTTAGTTGGGGATTATCCTGATTTAACTAAAATTATATTAAATGCTAGAAAAATCAATGATTCCATGCCTACTCATGTACTTAGTAGAATTAGAGATATTATGAGAGAGCATGGAATTAAGGATATCTCCAAGGTTGGCCTTTATGGTCTGACATATAAAGAGAATGTTGATGATACAAGAGAAAGCCCTACTCTCCAGCTTCTGGAAAGAATGGACGAGCATTTGGCTTTTGGTGTTAAAGTTTTTGATCCAATGGTTAAAGATAAAATTGTTGATCATCAATTTATGGACTTTGAGGACTTTTTAAATGAAATTGAAATTCTAGTTGTTATGGTAGGCCATGACCATATTAAGTCTAATATGGAGCTCGTAAAAGATAAATTGGTTTTAGATACAAAAAATATATTTAATTATGAAATAGTTTACAAGTTATAA
- a CDS encoding glycosyltransferase has translation MKKVIFLISHIPNPRILKRIKAIESDFGIYLVYWDRGQELKEDFEIDSRHEVVKIQIDAPFGNPVKRLFPLMRFVLTALHQLKTIKPDTIHAGNLDMLLISIIYKKIYNNKVQVVYEVGDLPKYAFIKSGYSPKKLVPKTLQVIERVLTKDISKLIVTSPYFWNEYFSSFVDHNKYLFIPNAPFKSLFASYKSRENKVFTIGFVGSVRYVEQLKMLIDAAEELGGKVKVLIAGSGTGYEHVLNYTAEKSFVECYGPYNYEKEIVQLYEKVDCSYSVYDTKLENVTLALPNRLYESIVCHVPIIGAKGTALGEFINKNKIGVTVDSTDKEELNLAIMKLVCDEDLVREYKENCIKIKEDFYYENSSKKLLSEYKRINAL, from the coding sequence GTGAAGAAAGTTATATTTTTAATTTCCCATATTCCTAATCCAAGAATATTAAAGAGAATTAAAGCTATTGAGAGTGACTTTGGAATCTATTTAGTTTATTGGGATAGAGGCCAGGAGCTAAAAGAAGATTTTGAAATAGATTCAAGGCATGAGGTTGTGAAGATTCAAATAGATGCCCCTTTTGGTAATCCTGTAAAAAGATTATTCCCCTTAATGAGGTTTGTGCTGACTGCATTACACCAGCTTAAAACTATCAAACCAGATACAATTCATGCAGGGAACCTTGATATGTTACTTATATCTATTATTTACAAAAAAATATATAATAATAAAGTACAAGTAGTTTACGAAGTAGGTGACCTACCAAAATATGCTTTTATTAAAAGTGGTTATTCCCCTAAAAAATTGGTTCCTAAAACATTACAAGTTATTGAAAGAGTGCTAACAAAAGATATTTCAAAGTTAATTGTAACCTCACCTTATTTTTGGAACGAATACTTTTCGAGTTTTGTTGATCACAACAAATATTTATTCATTCCTAATGCACCATTTAAAAGTTTATTTGCTAGCTATAAAAGTAGAGAAAATAAAGTCTTTACAATTGGTTTTGTTGGTTCCGTTAGATATGTCGAACAGTTAAAAATGTTAATTGATGCAGCGGAAGAACTAGGTGGTAAAGTGAAGGTTCTTATAGCTGGTTCTGGTACAGGGTACGAACATGTGCTAAATTATACAGCTGAAAAAAGTTTTGTCGAGTGTTATGGCCCATATAACTATGAAAAAGAGATAGTACAATTATATGAAAAGGTTGATTGCTCATATTCTGTATATGATACCAAGCTAGAAAATGTGACTTTAGCACTACCTAATAGACTTTATGAATCTATTGTTTGTCATGTTCCGATTATAGGGGCTAAAGGGACTGCTTTAGGAGAATTTATTAACAAAAATAAGATTGGCGTAACTGTGGATAGTACAGATAAAGAGGAGTTAAACTTAGCTATTATGAAACTTGTATGTGATGAAGACTTAGTAAGAGAATATAAAGAAAACTGCATAAAGATAAAAGAAGATTTTTATTATGAAAATAGTAGTAAGAAACTCTTGTCAGAGTATAAACGAATTAACGCACTTTAG
- a CDS encoding TDP-N-acetylfucosamine:lipid II N-acetylfucosaminyltransferase — protein sequence MILHIRRNEKFNNAYINFVNNNFNSKAHEFVIIGRDYGFKIPNNKNISDLKKINLQNLIRLLKKMYKAKKIIIHGLFNSRVLLILFLNPVLLKKVSWVVWGDDLYCYRNKNKSLKSKLREYVRKKSITNFGAVCTLVEGDFELARKWYDVKGQYKPAKYIDVKSRKCLIDMIKNEKRKVGDKTIIHLGNSATETNNHIEMLKILGKFKNENIEIRCPLSYGSEEYRDEVIRCGKNIFGDKFKPITHFIKKDKFYDLLNEVDIGVFNNDRQQGLGNINPLISLGKKVYLRSNTTVWDSLEGKGIKIYKLESVRQLNFKEFITFPSSDREWNKNLKLKDLENIKEVRKIWENIFNT from the coding sequence ATGATTCTACATATTAGAAGAAATGAGAAATTCAATAATGCATATATTAATTTTGTAAACAATAATTTTAATTCAAAAGCTCATGAATTTGTTATAATTGGAAGAGATTATGGATTCAAAATACCGAATAATAAAAATATTTCAGATCTTAAAAAAATAAACTTGCAGAATTTGATCCGCTTATTAAAGAAAATGTATAAAGCAAAAAAAATTATAATTCATGGACTTTTTAACTCTAGAGTTTTACTAATACTTTTTTTAAACCCGGTTTTATTAAAAAAAGTGAGTTGGGTAGTATGGGGAGACGATCTCTACTGTTATAGAAATAAAAATAAGTCCTTAAAATCAAAACTAAGAGAATATGTTCGAAAGAAATCCATCACGAATTTTGGGGCAGTTTGCACTTTGGTTGAGGGAGACTTCGAATTAGCAAGAAAGTGGTATGATGTAAAGGGGCAGTACAAGCCTGCGAAATATATCGATGTTAAAAGTCGAAAGTGCTTAATAGATATGATAAAGAATGAGAAAAGAAAAGTAGGAGATAAAACAATCATACACTTAGGTAATTCTGCTACAGAAACCAATAATCACATTGAAATGTTAAAGATTCTAGGAAAATTTAAAAATGAAAACATAGAAATAAGATGTCCCTTATCATATGGGTCTGAAGAATATAGAGATGAAGTTATTAGATGCGGAAAAAACATATTTGGAGATAAATTTAAACCAATTACTCATTTTATCAAAAAGGACAAGTTTTACGATTTATTAAATGAGGTGGATATTGGAGTATTTAATAATGATAGACAACAAGGGTTAGGAAATATAAATCCTTTAATCTCTTTAGGGAAAAAAGTATATTTGCGTAGTAATACAACTGTATGGGATAGCCTCGAAGGTAAGGGCATCAAAATTTATAAATTAGAAAGTGTTAGACAATTAAATTTTAAGGAATTTATTACATTCCCGAGTTCTGATAGAGAATGGAATAAGAACTTAAAATTAAAGGACTTAGAAAACATCAAAGAAGTTAGGAAGATTTGGGAAAATATTTTTAATACATAA
- a CDS encoding lipopolysaccharide biosynthesis protein — MNKQASLKNKTISGMIWSFSERISTQIVQLIVQVVLARLLVPEDFGLLGMIMVFIALSQTFVDNGFTKGLVREHNSTEEDYSTVFFFNLAAAIALYITLFFSAEGISIFFEEPQLVSLIRVIGVVLVINAFGLIQRTILIKKMNFKTETKINLASSLSAGVIAIFLALRGAGVWALVFQKIFMQFFQALLLTFSNRWLPSLVFNVESFKRFFSFGWKLFASSLIGNLYKEINQVIIGRMFLATDLGFYTNAKKLKDTAANSITQSVQKVSYPVLSSLQDDPTLLKKGYQKIIKNAVYITFPFMLGLMAIAPTMIPLFLGEQWASSIGYFQILCLAGALYPLHAINLNILQVKGRTDLFLKFEIVKKVVGLTLIVVSVVLELGIEGLLWATVINSYISFFINSSNSKELANYSSLEQLKDIGKTAFNSILMTIGVYIIGTNVLPFGYFLTLIIQVCSGVALYVTLSLLFKVEEFTTILNIIKPLVVRVLKRGHSNFKIFK; from the coding sequence ATGAATAAACAAGCCTCATTAAAAAACAAAACAATTTCCGGAATGATTTGGTCGTTCTCTGAGAGAATAAGTACCCAGATAGTACAGTTAATCGTACAAGTAGTACTCGCGCGACTACTTGTGCCAGAAGATTTTGGTCTTTTGGGAATGATTATGGTTTTTATAGCATTATCACAGACTTTTGTGGATAACGGGTTTACTAAAGGACTTGTTAGGGAGCACAACTCAACAGAAGAAGATTACTCCACTGTATTTTTCTTTAATCTGGCAGCAGCAATTGCACTATATATTACACTTTTTTTCTCAGCAGAGGGAATCAGTATTTTCTTTGAAGAACCACAGTTAGTCAGTCTTATTAGAGTTATAGGTGTTGTGTTAGTTATTAATGCGTTTGGTTTAATTCAACGGACTATTTTAATTAAGAAAATGAATTTTAAAACAGAAACAAAAATCAATCTAGCTTCTTCGTTAAGTGCAGGAGTAATTGCCATATTTCTGGCACTTAGAGGTGCTGGTGTATGGGCCTTAGTTTTTCAAAAAATATTTATGCAATTTTTTCAAGCTTTACTACTCACTTTTTCTAATAGATGGTTACCATCACTAGTTTTTAATGTAGAATCTTTTAAAAGATTTTTTAGTTTTGGATGGAAACTTTTTGCTTCAAGCTTGATTGGAAATTTATATAAGGAGATTAATCAAGTTATCATTGGGCGTATGTTTTTAGCAACTGACTTAGGGTTTTATACTAATGCAAAAAAATTGAAAGACACAGCAGCTAACTCCATTACACAGTCTGTACAAAAAGTAAGTTATCCCGTGCTTAGCAGCTTACAAGATGATCCTACTTTACTCAAAAAAGGGTATCAAAAAATTATAAAAAACGCTGTATATATCACGTTTCCTTTTATGCTTGGACTTATGGCTATAGCACCGACAATGATTCCTCTATTTCTAGGAGAGCAGTGGGCTTCTTCGATTGGCTATTTTCAAATATTATGTCTGGCAGGAGCACTTTACCCCCTTCACGCTATCAACTTAAATATTCTTCAGGTAAAAGGAAGAACTGATTTATTCTTAAAATTTGAAATTGTAAAGAAAGTGGTAGGTCTAACCTTGATTGTAGTTTCAGTAGTTCTTGAACTAGGCATTGAAGGCTTATTGTGGGCAACTGTAATCAATTCCTATATAAGTTTCTTTATTAATTCATCTAATTCTAAAGAGTTAGCTAATTATTCTTCACTAGAGCAGCTAAAGGACATCGGTAAGACTGCCTTTAATTCAATTCTTATGACAATAGGGGTCTATATCATTGGCACTAATGTACTGCCCTTTGGATATTTTCTTACACTAATTATTCAGGTCTGTTCTGGAGTGGCCTTATATGTAACACTTTCTTTATTGTTCAAGGTAGAAGAGTTTACTACTATACTAAATATAATTAAACCGTTAGTTGTAAGAGTCCTTAAAAGGGGACATAGTAATTTTAAAATATTCAAATAA